The Photobacterium sp. CCB-ST2H9 DNA segment ATTGAACGGCATCACCGCCGTGCTCAATCCTGTCAAGATTCCATCAAACATCAGGTTATCCTCCAAGCAGGCCAGTAATGAGACGACCAGGCGCCAGATAAATGTCGAGGATCTGAGTCAGCAGGAACCAGAAACCGGCAGCAAATGGGACAGATGCCAGCAACAAAATCTTCGGGCGACGCTCACCCAGCAGCCAGAAGCCCCCCACCAGAAAAACAACCGTCGACAGCAGGAAACCAATCCATTCCAGTGCCGCAGCAAAAATCAGCATCAGCACCAGCAATTTCGCCATCAGCACAAAATCCAGTCCGGTCAGATCCAGTTTGTCTGTTTCGCTGCGGCTGGCTGTCAGCAACTGACACAATGAAAAGAAAATGCCCATTCCGGCCAGTGCCAACGGCAGAGATTTCGCGTGAAACGGCTGAAATTCATCTCCGGGGAACAAAACAATTTCACTGCCGTAGTATCCGTAGGCGATGGACAGGCACAGAAACACCAGCCCACCGATATGATCTTTTGTTATCGTCATGGTCATCCTCACCACTATCAGACCCGGCCTTCATTGCTAAGGCCGCTTTGTTACCACGCGCACCACCCGGGCAGGCGGTGCGCAACAACGTCATTCAGACAGGGATTATTTCAGGAAGCCCAGCTCACGCATCAGGTTGCCAATTTCTGTTTCCTGCTGAGCCAGGAAGGCAACGAATTCTTTCCGCGGCTTGTAGATTTCAGTCCAGCCGTAGCGATCACGTACGGTTTGCCACTCTTTCGTGTTGTACATTTTGCCCAGGACTTCGGCAAACTCATCCGCTTTCTGCTCGCTGATGCCAGGAGCTGCGAAGAAGCCGCGCCAGTTTACGAAAGTCGCGTCATATCCCAGTTCCTGCAGTGTCGGAACATCCGGTGCTGATGGAGAACGCTTGTCGCCCGTCATTGCAAGAATACGGATCTCACCGGCATCTGCCAGGCTCAGCGCTTCACTCAAACCGGTCGACAGCAGTGTGGTTTCACCAGACAGCAGGCCAGCCATGGCTTTACCACCCGCATCATAGGCCAGATATTTCAGACGGCGCGGCTCACCACCACCGGCTTTAAAGGCCATTGCAGCAACCAGATGGTCCATGCTGCCGCGGGCAGAACCGCCAGCCACCGTGATGCTGCTCGGGTCTTTTTTATAATCGTTCACGATTTCAGTGAAGCTTTTGTATTTGGAGTTTGCCGGCACAATAAAGGCAGCATAATCACCGACGGTCGCAGCAACCGGGGTCAGGTCACGGAATGACTGAGGGAACACTTTAGACAGCGAACGAATCACAATAGGTGTGGAATTAACCATCAGAGTGTCGGTGGATTGTTCCGCTGTTT contains these protein-coding regions:
- a CDS encoding tripartite tricarboxylate transporter TctB family protein, translating into MTITKDHIGGLVFLCLSIAYGYYGSEIVLFPGDEFQPFHAKSLPLALAGMGIFFSLCQLLTASRSETDKLDLTGLDFVLMAKLLVLMLIFAAALEWIGFLLSTVVFLVGGFWLLGERRPKILLLASVPFAAGFWFLLTQILDIYLAPGRLITGLLGG
- a CDS encoding tripartite tricarboxylate transporter substrate binding protein is translated as MFTQFISRKRVSVLAAIMASALSMSAQAKVDTIHFLVPGGAGGGWDSTARGTGEVLSHANLVDTISYENMSGGGGGKAIAYLIKTAEQSTDTLMVNSTPIVIRSLSKVFPQSFRDLTPVAATVGDYAAFIVPANSKYKSFTEIVNDYKKDPSSITVAGGSARGSMDHLVAAMAFKAGGGEPRRLKYLAYDAGGKAMAGLLSGETTLLSTGLSEALSLADAGEIRILAMTGDKRSPSAPDVPTLQELGYDATFVNWRGFFAAPGISEQKADEFAEVLGKMYNTKEWQTVRDRYGWTEIYKPRKEFVAFLAQQETEIGNLMRELGFLK